Proteins from a single region of Macaca thibetana thibetana isolate TM-01 chromosome 4, ASM2454274v1, whole genome shotgun sequence:
- the PNISR gene encoding arginine/serine-rich protein PNISR isoform X1, translating into MWDQGGQPWQQWPLNQQQWMQSFQHQQDPSQIDWAALAQAWIAQREASGQQSMVEQPPGMMPNGQDMSTMESGPNNHGNFQGDSNFNRMWQPEWGMHQQPPHPPPDQPWMPPTPGPMDIVPPSEDSNSQDSGEFAPDNRHIFNQNNHNFGGPPDNFAVGPVNQFDYQHGAAFGPPQGGFHPPYWQPGPPGPPAPPQNRRERPSSFRDRQRSPIALPVKQEPPQIDAVKRRTLPAWIREGLEKMEREKQKKLEKERMEQQRSQLSKKEKKATEDAEGGDGPRLPQRSKFDSDEEEEDTENVEAASSGKVTRSPSPVPQEDHSDPEMTEEEKEYQMMLLTKMLLTEILLDVTDEEIYYVAKDAHRKATKAPAKQLAQSSALASLTGLGGLGGYGSGDSEDERSDRGSESSDTDDEELRHRIRQKQEAFWRKEKEQQLLHDKQMEEEKQQTERVTKEMNEFIHKEQNSLSLLEAREADGDVVNEKKRTPNETTSVLEPKKEHKEKEKQGRSRSGSSSSGSSSSNSRTSSTSSTVSSSSYSSSSGSSRTSSRSSSPKRKKRHSRSRSPTIKARRSRSRSYSRRIKIESNRARVKIRDRRRSNRNSIERERRRNRSPSRERRRSRSRSRDRRTNRASRSRSRDRRKIDDQRGNLSGNSHKHKGEAKEQERKKERSRSIDKDRKKKDKEREREQDKRKEKQKREDKDFKFSSQDDRLKRKRESERTFSRSGSISVKIIRHDSRQDSKKSTTKDSKKHSGSDSSGRSSSESPGSSKEKKAKKPKHSRSRSMEKSQRSGKKASRKHKSKSRSRSTTPPRRKR; encoded by the exons aTGTGGGATCAAGGAGGACAGCCTTGGCAGCAGTGGCCCTTGAACCAGCAACAATGGATGCAGTCATTCCAGCACCAACAGGATCCAA GCCAGATTGACTGGGCTGCATTGGCCCAAGCTTGGATTGCCCAAAGAGAAGCTTCAGGACAACAAAGCATGGTAGAACAACCACCAGGAATGATGCCAAATGGACAAGATATGTCTACAATGGAATCTGGTCCAAACAATCATGGGAATTTCCAAGGGGATTCAAACTTCAACAGAATGTGGCAACCAG AATGGGGAATGCATCAGCAACCCCCACACCCCCCTCCAGATCAGCCATGGATGCCACCAACACCAGGCCCAATGGACATTGTTCCTCCTTCTGAAGACAGCAACAGTCAGGACAGTGGGGAATTTGCCCCTGACAACAGGCATATATTTAACCAGAACAATCACAACTTTGGTGGACCACCCGATAATTTTGCAGTGGGGCCAGTGAACCAGTTTGACTATCAG CATGGGGCTGCTTTTGGTCCACCGCAAGGTGGATTTCATCCTCCTTATTGGCAACCAGGACCTCCAGGACCTCCAGCACCTCCCCAGAATCGAAGAGAAAGGCCATCATCATTCAGGGATCGGCAGCGTTCACCTATTGCACTTCCTGTGAAGCAGGAGCCTCCACAAATTG ACGCAGTAAAACGCAGGACTCTTCCAGCTTGGATCCGTGAAGGCCTTGAAAAAATGGAACGTGAAAAGCAGAAGAAattggagaaagaaagaatggaacaACAACGTTCACAAttgtccaaaaaagaaaaaaaggccacaGAAGATGCTGAAGGAGGGGATGGCCCTCGTTTACCTCAGAGAAGTAAATTT gatagtgatgaggaagaagaagacACTGAAAATGTTGAGGCTGCAAGTAGTGGGAAAGTCACCAGAAGTCCATCCCCAGTTCCTCAAGAAGATCATAGTGACCCTGAGATGACTGAAGAGGAGAAAGAGTATCAAATG ATGTTGCTGACAAAAATGCTCCTGACAGAAATTCTGCTGGAtgtcacagatgaagaaatttatTACGTAGCCAAAGATGCACACCGCAAAGCAACGAAAG CTCCTGCAAAACAGCTGGCACAGTCCAGTGCACTGGCTTCCCTCACTGGACTCG GTGGACTGGGTGGTTATGGATCAGGAGACAGCGAAGATGAGAGGAGTGACAGAGGCTCTGAGTCATCTGACACTGATGATGAAGAATTACGGCATCGAATCCGGCAAAAACAGGAAGctttttggagaaaagaaaaagaacagcagcTATTACATGATAAACAGATGGAAG aagaAAAGCAACAGACAGAAAGGGTTACAAAAGAGATGAATGAATTTATCCATAAAGAGCAAAATAGTTTATCACTACTAGAAGCAAGAGAAGCAGACGGTGATGTGGTTAATGAAAAGAAGAGAACTCCAAATGAAACCACATCAGTtttagaaccaaaaaaagagcataaagaaaaagaaaaacaaggaaggagTAGGTCGGGAAGTTCTAGTAGTGGTAGTTCCAGTAGCAATAGCAGAACTAGTAGTACTAGTAGTACTGTCTCTAGCTCTTCATACAGTTCTAGCTCAGGTAGTAGTCGTACTTCTTCTCGGTCTTCTTCtcctaaaaggaaaaagagacacagTAGGAGTAGATCTCCAACAATCAAAGCTAGACGTAGCAGGAGTAGAAGCTACTCTCGCAGAATTAAAATAGAGAGCAATAGGGCTAGGGTAAAGATTAGAGATAGGAGGAGATctaatagaaatagcattgaaagAGAAAGACGACGAAATCGGAGTCCTTCCCGAGAGAGACGTAGAAGTAGAAGTCGCTCAAGGGATAGACGAACCAATCGTGCCAGTCGCAGTAGGAGTCGAGATAGGCGTAAAATTGATGATCAACGTGGAAATCTTAGTGGGAACAGTCATAAGCATAAAGGTGAGGCTAAAGaacaagagaggaaaaaggagaggagtCGAAGTATAGATAaagataggaaaaagaaagacaaagaaagggaaCGTGAAcaggataaaagaaaagagaaacaaaaaagggaAGACAAAGATTTTAAGTTCAGTAGTCAGGATGATAGATTAAAAAGGAAACGAGAAAGTGAAAGAACATTCTCTAGGAGTGGTTCTATATCTGTTAAAATCATAAGACATGATTCTAGACAAGATAGTAAGAAAAGTACTACCAAAGATAGTAAAAAACATTCAGGCTCTGATTCTAGTGGAAGGAGCAGTTCTGAGTCTCCAGGAAGTAGCAAAGAAAAGAAGGCTAAGAAGCCTAAACATAGTCGATCGCGATCCATGGAGAAATCTCAAAGGTCTGGTAAGAAGGCAAGCCGCAAACACAAGTCTAAGTCCCGATCAAG aTCAACAACCCCTCCCCGTCGTAAACGCTGA
- the PNISR gene encoding arginine/serine-rich protein PNISR isoform X2, with translation MWDQGGQPWQQWPLNQQQWMQSFQHQQDPSQIDWAALAQAWIAQREASGQQSMVEQPPGMMPNGQDMSTMESGPNNHGNFQGDSNFNRMWQPEWGMHQQPPHPPPDQPWMPPTPGPMDIVPPSEDSNSQDSGEFAPDNRHIFNQNNHNFGGPPDNFAVGPVNQFDYQDLQDLQHLPRIEEKGHHHSGIGSVHLLHFL, from the exons aTGTGGGATCAAGGAGGACAGCCTTGGCAGCAGTGGCCCTTGAACCAGCAACAATGGATGCAGTCATTCCAGCACCAACAGGATCCAA GCCAGATTGACTGGGCTGCATTGGCCCAAGCTTGGATTGCCCAAAGAGAAGCTTCAGGACAACAAAGCATGGTAGAACAACCACCAGGAATGATGCCAAATGGACAAGATATGTCTACAATGGAATCTGGTCCAAACAATCATGGGAATTTCCAAGGGGATTCAAACTTCAACAGAATGTGGCAACCAG AATGGGGAATGCATCAGCAACCCCCACACCCCCCTCCAGATCAGCCATGGATGCCACCAACACCAGGCCCAATGGACATTGTTCCTCCTTCTGAAGACAGCAACAGTCAGGACAGTGGGGAATTTGCCCCTGACAACAGGCATATATTTAACCAGAACAATCACAACTTTGGTGGACCACCCGATAATTTTGCAGTGGGGCCAGTGAACCAGTTTGACTATCAG GACCTCCAGGACCTCCAGCACCTCCCCAGAATCGAAGAGAAAGGCCATCATCATTCAGGGATCGGCAGCGTTCACCTATTGCACTTCCTGTGA